One genomic segment of Acidimicrobiales bacterium includes these proteins:
- the aroA gene encoding 3-phosphoshikimate 1-carboxyvinyltransferase — translation MVERSGGSTVVQPGGPLVGRLRVPGDKSISHRVLMLAALADGTSTVRGLSDGGDVACTRRIVEALGAGVVDVDDDTISVRGGSLGAVDHPLDVGNSGTGIRLLAGLLAGLPFRSVLDGDASIRRRPMDRVLEPLGLMGATVAGHDGLALAPLDIRGGGLRGIEYRLPVASAQVKGCVLFAGLSADGPTTVVEDRPSRAHTEELMAAFGIRLASEADGDLTRVTLQPGRPSAFDHDVAGDPSQAAFWAVAASIVPGSEVVVGNVYAGPARSGFIDVLKRMGADISHDPATGDLMVRHAGLTGTVVTVDEVPGLVDEVPILAVAAACAEGETTFDGVGELRVKESDRLATVESELGRMGADVRVDGDTLVVRGSALRGTEVDSHHDHRIAMACAVAALVADGPMTVDGWDAVATSYPGFADDLDLLREGA, via the coding sequence GTGGTCGAACGGTCGGGCGGATCCACTGTCGTGCAACCGGGTGGCCCCCTGGTCGGTCGTCTCAGGGTGCCTGGCGACAAGTCCATCTCCCACCGGGTGCTGATGCTGGCGGCGCTGGCCGACGGGACGTCGACGGTGCGGGGCCTCAGCGACGGCGGGGACGTGGCGTGCACCCGTCGGATCGTCGAGGCCCTCGGCGCCGGGGTGGTCGACGTGGACGACGACACGATCAGCGTCCGGGGTGGAAGCCTGGGAGCGGTCGACCATCCGTTGGACGTCGGCAACTCCGGAACGGGGATCCGCCTGCTGGCCGGCCTGCTGGCCGGCCTGCCCTTTCGGTCGGTGCTGGACGGCGACGCGTCGATCCGGCGGCGACCCATGGACCGGGTCCTGGAGCCCCTCGGCCTCATGGGCGCAACGGTGGCCGGCCATGACGGCCTGGCCCTCGCACCGCTGGACATCCGGGGCGGAGGCCTCCGGGGCATCGAGTACAGGCTGCCGGTGGCCAGCGCCCAGGTGAAGGGCTGCGTCCTGTTCGCCGGGCTGTCGGCCGACGGGCCGACAACCGTGGTCGAGGACCGGCCCAGCCGGGCCCACACCGAAGAGCTCATGGCGGCCTTCGGCATCAGGCTGGCCAGCGAGGCCGATGGCGATCTGACCCGGGTGACGCTGCAGCCGGGTCGGCCGTCGGCGTTCGACCACGACGTGGCCGGCGACCCCTCGCAGGCGGCCTTCTGGGCCGTGGCCGCCTCGATAGTTCCCGGGTCCGAGGTCGTGGTCGGCAACGTCTACGCCGGTCCCGCCCGGTCGGGATTCATCGATGTGCTGAAGCGCATGGGCGCAGACATCTCCCACGATCCGGCCACCGGCGACCTGATGGTGCGCCACGCAGGCCTGACCGGCACGGTGGTGACGGTCGACGAGGTGCCCGGCCTGGTCGACGAGGTGCCGATCCTGGCGGTGGCAGCGGCGTGTGCCGAGGGCGAGACCACCTTTGATGGCGTCGGCGAGCTTCGGGTCAAGGAGAGCGACCGCCTGGCCACCGTGGAGTCCGAGCTGGGCCGGATGGGCGCCGACGTCCGGGTCGACGGAGACACCCTGGTGGTCCGTGGGAGCGCCCTGAGAGGAACCGAGGTGGACTCCCACCACGACCACCGGATCGCCATGGCGTGCGCGGTGGCGGCCCTCGTGGCCGACGGCCCGATGACCGTCGACGGCTGGGATGCGGTGGCCACCAGCTACCCGGGGTTCGCCGACGACCTGGACCTCCTCCGGGAAGGGGCCTGA
- a CDS encoding segregation/condensation protein A, whose product MSVTVTTSVYEGPFDLLLNLILKEEVDLYEVSLSAIVDAYLAELESLQSCDLEAATEFLLIASILVELKTRRLLPTHGRADPDDEFGLWEERDLLLARLLECKTFKDAAVSLKRMAAEASRSRPRRAGLEDRFMHLAPDILDGITTDQLRAAYMAAMTPRQSVHVDTDTIAPIRISVADAVAELVDELPRSGTVTFRHLTRSLSDRIEIVVWFLAVLELYKQGVVELDQLDSFGDIHVGWRPGAEPGEVDLIDAYEG is encoded by the coding sequence GTGAGCGTCACCGTCACCACCTCCGTGTACGAGGGGCCCTTCGACCTGCTGCTGAACCTCATCCTGAAGGAGGAGGTCGACCTCTACGAGGTCTCCCTGTCGGCCATCGTCGACGCCTACCTGGCCGAGTTGGAGAGCCTCCAGTCGTGCGACCTGGAGGCTGCGACCGAGTTCCTCCTGATCGCCTCGATCCTCGTCGAGCTCAAGACCCGCCGCCTGCTTCCCACCCACGGGCGGGCCGACCCCGACGACGAGTTCGGACTCTGGGAGGAGCGGGACCTCCTGCTGGCCCGGCTGCTGGAGTGCAAGACCTTCAAGGACGCAGCGGTGTCGCTGAAGCGCATGGCCGCCGAGGCGTCCCGTTCCCGGCCGCGACGCGCCGGACTCGAGGACCGCTTCATGCACCTGGCGCCCGACATCCTCGACGGCATCACCACCGACCAACTGCGGGCCGCCTACATGGCGGCCATGACGCCCCGGCAGTCGGTGCACGTCGACACCGACACGATCGCCCCCATCCGGATCAGCGTCGCCGACGCCGTTGCCGAGCTGGTGGACGAGCTTCCCCGAAGCGGCACGGTCACGTTCCGGCACCTGACGCGGAGCCTGAGCGACCGGATCGAGATCGTCGTCTGGTTCCTGGCCGTCCTGGAGCTCTACAAGCAGGGCGTGGTGGAGTTGGACCAGTTGGACAGCTTCGGCGACATCCACGTGGGCTGGCGTCCCGGGGCCGAGCCGGGCGAAGTCGACCTGATCGACGCCTACGAGGGCTGA
- a CDS encoding prephenate dehydrogenase/arogenate dehydrogenase family protein, producing MTGSIVSHGDPRSRRSGAAEEMTAGTARRATVVGVGLIGGSIGMGLRARGWHVHGVDTDGDHLARAVALGAVDATGWDPSAELTFVATPVGHLVEAVTEALAAAPDGLVTDVGSVKAPVVAAVGDDRFIGGHPMAGSEQEGVEGADPEMFADAIWVLTPTDGTAGDALARVRSVVSSLGAEILTLPPERHDSLVALVSHVPHLTAATLMGIAAARSEEHSAVLRLAAGGFRDMTRVAAGHPGIWPDICRENATAIDGVLDDLIGALTAVRAEVSGGDRDGLLRRLETARTARVSLPTGAPRPSELAEVRVPVLDQQGELASITLLATDLDVNIYDLEIAHSAEGDRGVVLLIVESDMVERLKGGLMAKGYRPTSAPLA from the coding sequence GTGACCGGTAGCATCGTGTCCCATGGCGACCCCCGATCCCGTCGCTCCGGCGCGGCCGAAGAGATGACCGCCGGCACGGCCCGGAGGGCCACAGTCGTGGGCGTCGGCCTCATCGGCGGATCCATCGGCATGGGGCTGCGGGCCCGGGGATGGCACGTCCACGGGGTGGACACCGACGGGGACCACCTGGCCCGGGCCGTGGCCCTGGGTGCCGTGGACGCCACCGGATGGGATCCCAGTGCCGAGCTGACCTTCGTAGCCACCCCCGTGGGCCACCTGGTCGAGGCGGTCACCGAGGCGCTGGCCGCCGCTCCTGACGGCCTGGTCACCGACGTGGGGAGCGTCAAGGCCCCCGTGGTCGCAGCCGTGGGCGATGACCGGTTCATCGGGGGCCACCCGATGGCCGGCTCCGAGCAGGAGGGGGTCGAGGGCGCCGATCCCGAGATGTTCGCTGACGCCATCTGGGTGCTGACCCCGACCGACGGCACCGCCGGGGATGCCCTGGCCCGCGTGCGGTCAGTGGTCTCCTCGCTGGGGGCCGAGATCCTGACCCTTCCACCCGAGCGCCACGATTCGCTGGTGGCCCTGGTGTCCCACGTGCCGCACCTGACGGCGGCCACGCTCATGGGCATAGCCGCCGCCCGCTCCGAGGAGCACTCTGCGGTGCTGCGCCTGGCGGCCGGTGGGTTCCGGGACATGACCCGGGTGGCCGCAGGCCACCCGGGCATCTGGCCAGACATCTGCCGCGAGAACGCCACGGCCATCGACGGTGTCCTGGACGACCTGATCGGGGCGCTCACCGCGGTGCGGGCCGAGGTCTCCGGTGGCGACCGGGACGGCCTGCTGCGGCGCCTCGAGACCGCCAGGACCGCACGCGTGAGCCTCCCCACGGGTGCCCCCCGCCCGTCCGAGCTGGCCGAGGTCAGGGTGCCGGTGCTCGACCAGCAGGGTGAGCTGGCCTCCATCACCCTCCTGGCCACCGACCTGGACGTGAACATCTACGACCTGGAGATCGCCCACTCGGCCGAGGGCGACCGGGGCGTGGTGCTCCTGATCGTGGAGTCCGACATGGTCGAGCGACTCAAGGGCGGGCTGATGGCCAAGGGCTACCGGCCCACCTCGGCGCCGCTCGCGTGA
- the trpS gene encoding tryptophan--tRNA ligase, with protein sequence MARVFSGIKPTGSVHLGNLLGALRNWVTMQDEADAVYCVVDLHALTVRHDPTELRAATLSLAQLLIASGLDPERCTLFVQGHVPEHTECAWVMECTASFGELRRMTQFKDKSEGTDFVSGGLFTYPALQASDILLYDTDQVPVGEDQRQHIELTRDIAMRFNSRYGDTFVVPEAVIPPAGARIMDLQHPGSKMSKSEDGAQGTILLLDEPSAIRKKFRRAVTDSDGEVRYDPVQKPGVSNLLSIMGAATNRGPEAAADGLERYGDLKDATAEAVIELLRPVQARYHELAADPAETGRLLALGADKARTVASATLDRMRSNLGLLPR encoded by the coding sequence ATGGCACGCGTCTTCTCCGGCATCAAGCCCACAGGGTCCGTCCACCTAGGCAACCTGCTGGGCGCACTACGCAACTGGGTCACCATGCAGGACGAGGCGGATGCCGTGTACTGCGTGGTCGACCTCCACGCCCTGACCGTGCGCCACGACCCGACGGAACTACGGGCCGCCACCCTGTCGCTGGCCCAGCTGCTGATCGCCAGCGGCCTCGACCCGGAACGCTGCACCCTGTTCGTGCAGGGGCACGTACCCGAGCACACCGAGTGCGCCTGGGTGATGGAGTGCACAGCGTCCTTCGGCGAGCTGCGGAGGATGACCCAGTTCAAGGACAAGTCCGAGGGCACCGACTTCGTGTCCGGCGGCCTGTTCACCTACCCGGCCCTGCAGGCGTCCGACATCCTGCTGTACGACACCGACCAGGTGCCGGTGGGCGAGGACCAGCGCCAGCACATCGAGTTGACCAGGGACATCGCGATGCGCTTCAACAGCCGCTACGGCGACACCTTCGTGGTGCCCGAGGCGGTCATACCACCGGCCGGCGCCAGGATCATGGACCTCCAGCATCCAGGCAGCAAGATGTCGAAGTCCGAGGACGGCGCCCAGGGCACCATCCTGCTGCTCGACGAACCGTCGGCCATCCGGAAGAAGTTCAGGCGGGCCGTGACCGACAGCGACGGCGAGGTCCGCTACGACCCGGTCCAGAAGCCCGGCGTGTCCAACCTGCTGTCCATCATGGGAGCGGCCACCAACCGTGGACCGGAGGCGGCCGCGGACGGCCTGGAGCGCTACGGCGACCTTAAGGACGCCACCGCCGAGGCGGTGATCGAGCTGCTGCGTCCCGTCCAGGCCCGCTACCACGAGCTGGCCGCCGACCCGGCCGAAACCGGTCGCCTGCTGGCCCTGGGAGCGGACAAGGCCCGCACCGTGGCCTCGGCCACCCTCGATCGGATGCGGTCTAACCTGGGGCTCCTCCCCCGCTGA
- the scpB gene encoding SMC-Scp complex subunit ScpB, with amino-acid sequence MDGETPVGSEGAGVDDEARRAVEAILMVAVDPVPPNLLAQLMELPTRQVEAICDGLAEEYEAQGRGFAVVRVGGGYRFQSHPDQAPWVERFVVEGHSSRLTAAALETLAIVAYKQPISRAQVSAIRGVDVDGVIRLLQQRGFVYEVSRDPGPGNAIFFGTTQEFLERMGLDGLAQLPPLADFVPGPEVVEALEQGLRADPGQDAAGLVADEGPPVVVEAEELAPPEG; translated from the coding sequence GTGGACGGCGAGACCCCGGTCGGGTCCGAGGGGGCCGGCGTCGACGACGAGGCCCGGCGGGCCGTGGAGGCCATCCTCATGGTCGCCGTGGACCCCGTGCCGCCGAACCTGCTGGCCCAGCTGATGGAGCTGCCCACCAGACAGGTCGAGGCGATCTGCGACGGCCTGGCCGAGGAGTACGAGGCACAGGGAAGAGGATTCGCCGTCGTCCGGGTGGGCGGCGGCTACAGGTTCCAGAGCCATCCGGACCAGGCGCCGTGGGTGGAGCGCTTCGTCGTGGAGGGCCACAGCAGTCGGCTGACGGCAGCGGCGCTGGAGACGCTGGCCATCGTGGCCTACAAGCAGCCGATCTCGCGGGCACAGGTCTCGGCCATACGCGGCGTCGACGTCGACGGCGTGATCCGCCTCCTGCAGCAGCGCGGCTTCGTCTACGAGGTCTCCCGGGACCCCGGTCCGGGCAATGCCATCTTCTTCGGCACCACGCAGGAGTTCCTGGAGCGGATGGGGCTGGACGGCCTGGCGCAACTTCCGCCGCTGGCGGACTTCGTACCCGGACCGGAGGTGGTGGAGGCCCTGGAGCAGGGACTCCGCGCCGATCCCGGGCAGGACGCCGCCGGCCTGGTCGCCGACGAGGGTCCACCCGTCGTCGTGGAAGCCGAGGAGCTGGCTCCTCCGGAGGGCTGA
- a CDS encoding rRNA pseudouridine synthase: protein MAVPSDEGERLQKVLARVGIGSRRVCEDLIAEGRVTVDGEVAVLGRRVDVETALIELDGAPIGVRPDLVHYLLNKPAGVVTTADDPQGRPTVVGLVPAEPRVFPVGRLDVDTEGLLLLTNDGELAHRLTHPSFGVEKEYVAELEGSPSRAALRRLREGVELDDGTTAPARAALLEPSVVRLTVHEGRNRQVRRMCDAVGHPVVRLIRTRIGPLADRSLAPGAWRELTGDEVRSLQRAVAGPGSGAGA, encoded by the coding sequence GTGGCCGTCCCGTCCGACGAGGGCGAGCGGCTCCAGAAGGTGCTGGCCCGTGTCGGCATCGGAAGCCGGCGGGTCTGCGAGGACCTCATAGCCGAGGGTCGGGTCACGGTCGACGGCGAGGTAGCCGTGCTGGGCCGCAGGGTCGACGTGGAGACGGCGCTTATCGAGTTGGACGGTGCGCCCATAGGCGTGAGGCCCGACCTCGTGCACTACCTCCTGAACAAGCCCGCCGGCGTGGTCACGACGGCCGACGATCCACAGGGTCGGCCCACGGTGGTCGGGTTGGTGCCGGCCGAGCCACGGGTGTTCCCGGTGGGGCGCCTCGACGTCGACACCGAGGGGCTCCTGCTGCTGACCAACGACGGGGAGCTGGCCCACCGGCTGACCCACCCGTCCTTCGGGGTGGAAAAGGAGTACGTCGCCGAACTGGAGGGCTCCCCGTCGCGGGCAGCCCTGCGGCGGCTGCGGGAGGGCGTCGAGCTGGACGACGGGACGACCGCCCCTGCCCGGGCCGCCCTCCTGGAACCGTCGGTGGTGCGCCTGACCGTCCACGAGGGCAGGAACCGGCAGGTGCGGCGCATGTGCGATGCCGTCGGCCACCCGGTGGTGCGCCTCATCCGGACCCGCATAGGGCCGTTGGCCGACCGCTCCCTGGCCCCCGGCGCCTGGCGGGAGCTGACCGGCGACGAGGTCAGGTCCCTGCAGCGTGCCGTGGCCGGTCCCGGGTCAGGTGCCGGGGCCTGA
- the cmk gene encoding (d)CMP kinase, which produces MAHRVIAIDGPAGSGKSTVARGVADRLGLEYLDTGAMYRGVAFAVLRRGVDPDDVPAVADVARLVVLDVTRSACMVDGEDASTAIRGHEVTVAVTAVAANPEVRAEMVARQRAWVEERGGGVMEGRDIGSVVFPDAELKVHLVASPEVRARRRAAETQGLDVDAVAADIERRDVADSSRTASPLVEASGAEVIDTSDLTIPEIVDAIVGLLS; this is translated from the coding sequence GTGGCCCACCGGGTGATCGCCATCGACGGCCCCGCCGGGTCGGGCAAGTCGACCGTGGCGCGCGGCGTGGCCGACCGCCTGGGCCTGGAGTACCTGGACACCGGGGCCATGTACCGGGGGGTGGCGTTCGCCGTGCTGCGCAGGGGCGTCGATCCGGACGATGTCCCAGCGGTCGCCGACGTGGCCCGCCTGGTGGTCCTGGACGTGACCCGATCGGCATGCATGGTGGACGGCGAGGATGCCTCGACGGCCATCCGCGGTCACGAGGTGACCGTGGCGGTGACCGCCGTGGCGGCCAACCCGGAGGTCAGGGCCGAGATGGTGGCCCGCCAGCGGGCCTGGGTGGAGGAGCGCGGAGGTGGCGTGATGGAGGGACGCGACATCGGCTCGGTCGTCTTCCCGGACGCCGAGCTGAAGGTCCACCTGGTCGCCTCGCCCGAGGTCCGTGCACGCCGACGGGCAGCCGAGACGCAGGGCCTGGACGTTGACGCCGTTGCGGCCGACATCGAACGCCGGGACGTGGCCGACTCCAGTCGGACCGCCAGCCCGCTGGTGGAGGCCTCCGGTGCCGAGGTCATCGACACCTCGGACCTGACGATCCCCGAGATCGTGGAT